From Cryptococcus neoformans var. neoformans B-3501A chromosome 6, whole genome shotgun sequence, the proteins below share one genomic window:
- a CDS encoding hypothetical protein (HMMPfam hit to DnaJ, DnaJ domain, score: 72.7, E(): 9.3e-19) encodes MRLSFALILVFLSFLTAVCAWTKEDYEIFDLVSDLEAAEGKGTTFYSHLNVDPGATTQQITKAYRKKSLELHPDKNIGVKDIEKRFARLGVIAQILRSPEQRERYNFFYKNGVPRWRGTGYYYNRFRPTLFHTLLFLILLTNLFHRLVLSLNYNKHLRRIAYFENAAKSAAGVLGPGGVSAQNEKIVLNTNVTQPGRRRKVKVPMVEGNESVGTLELIVSGNEVYLPHEGGALTPISSLARPPSFAQTWFPSLILSSARRLAANLPSNIQSSLPAVLRSLDEEMVVVESSSEEDGEEGSALDTPTQVRNTSRKALQKGRNSRSVSKDSPAVSELESDADFLERTSNGKKKKPGPGKASAMRKRKMALKK; translated from the exons ATGAGGCTCTCCTTTgctctcatcctcgtcttcctaTCCTTTCTCACCGCAGTCTGCGC TTGGACAAAGGAGGATTATGAGATCTTTGACCTCGTGAGCGATTTGGAGGCTGCTGAGG GCAAAGGAACAACGTTTTACTCCCATCTCAACGTTGATCCCGGTGCCACTACCCAGCAAATTACCAAAGCCTATCGCAAAAAGTCACTTGAGCTTCATCCAGATAAAAACATTGGTGTGAAAGATATTGAAAAACGGTTTGCAAGGCTCGGGGTGATTGCGCAAATTTTGAGATCCCCTGAGCAGAGAGAAAGGTACAAT TTCTTCTATAAAAACGGTGTACCTCGGTGGAGAGGTACTGGATACTACTACAATCGCTTCCGACccactctcttccacaccctcctcttcctcattcttTTGACAAACCTCTTTCACCGTCTCGTTCTGTCCCTCAACTACAACAAACATCTTCGTCGCATCGCGTACTTTGAAAATGCGGCCAAATCCGCGGCTGGCGTGCTCGGACCCGGTGGAGTTAGCGCGCAAAATGAAAAGATTGTCCTGAATACCAATGTGACGCAGcctggaagaaggaggaaggttaAAGTTCCAATGGTGGAAGGGAACGAAAGTGTTGGGACCCTGGAACTTATAGTTAGTGGCAATGAAGTATATTTG CCCCATGAAGGCGGTGCACTCACCCCAATCTCGTCACTTGCTCGTCCTCCTTCGTTCGCCCAGACGTGGTTTCCTTCCCTCATTCTTTCATCAGCCAGACGTCTGGCCGCGAATCTACCATCCAACATCcaatcctctcttcctgctgTCCTTCGGTCGCTTGACGAAGAAATGGTGGTAGTCGAGAGCAgcagtgaagaagatggtgaagaaggctcCGCACTCGACACACCCACACAGGTCAGAAATACTTCTCGCAAAGCCTTGCAAAAGGGTAGGAATTCACGGAGCGTGTCGAAAGATTCTCCAGCTGTCTCAGAGCTGGAGAGTGACGCGGACTTCTTAGAGAGAACATCcaatggaaagaaaaagaaaccTGGGCCTGGTAAGGCTTCAGCGATGCGGAAGCGGAAAATGGCGCTCAAGAAATAG
- a CDS encoding hypothetical protein (Match to ESTs gb|CF192779.1|CF192779, gb|CF185034.1|CF185034, gb|CF184163.1|CF184163), which produces MDKIKERFAILGQKIEAAEARAEAAESENKKLNQTLLERDQELASLQHKLQLAEEELEASESKVKELKAASDEGETHRTTGENLARKVQLLEEELDKAEKDLKETTEKLRQVDVKAEHFERQVQRLEQERDEWERKHGEAVEKYQQSKRELDEVVMQMESL; this is translated from the exons ATG GACAAGATTAAGGAG CGATTCGCTATTCTCGGACAGAAGATTGAGGCCGCCGAGGCCAGGGCAGAAGCTGCAGAGTCTGAGAACAAGAAG CTCAATCAAACTCTCCTCGAACGTGATCAAGAGCTTGCCTCTCTTCAACATAAGCTTCAGCttgccgaagaagagctcgaaGCGTCCGAGTCCAAGGTCAAGGAGCTCAAGGCAGCTTCTGACGAGGGTGAGACCCACCGTACGACCGGGGAAAACTTGGCACGAAAGGTGCAGcttttggaagaggagttgGATAAGGCTGAGAAGGACTTGAAGGAGACCACAGAGAA GTTGCGACAGGTTGACGTCAAGGCTGAGCATTTCGAGCGTCAGGTTCAGCGGCTTGAGCAAGAAAGGGATGAGTGGGAAAGGAAGCATGGAGAGGCTGTGGAAAAGTACCAGCAGTCCAAGCGCGAGCTCGACGAGGTTGTCATGCAGATGGAGAGTTTG TAA
- a CDS encoding hypothetical protein (HMMPfam hit to LIM, LIM domain, score: 71.6, E(): 2e-18; HMMPfam hit to RhoGAP, RhoGAP domain, score: 175.7, E(): 9.5e-50), which yields MSSPTYPKSTVPPPGAWPSRPSLDASTPRRSIDQRQGPFLHLSQPNSSAHHADSSESSRRNSMASGSIHNSPSSLGSSSKNLGRFDEHAPLQTAGEMPTRGEPGFVGSARLPWITTSAMDSESGPRSAPVASGRLRSSGAGSAPLRSSSSPDPWMNQTSQRSSPSNSPIDHRPNFTAGHGQVYFQGNLVPPYLHGQERRPSPASSLAGGRPLPPRKASDQNDMRAMWTNGSWSVCAGDGPGLPFELLQMQVWGKKGLVLTVKFHLPYPSSPITSQDCNKVVAQKFFPVEDGDGMYPLCERDYFARLDLICAKCDQALRASYITACGAKYHVEHFTCSECDVLFGPNDSYYEHDGRVYCHYHYSTRFAVKCVGCETAILKQFVEMNRNGRNECWHPECYMISKFWNVRLASKTFNTPASSALIQMPFDSPNPDSHIAPAELKERQKVMEMKVQQIWHVLSGYEESSAALIGDMLRAVNERNLLDIILLAERFILHVETLFAVIDDIEAQFAMAGAKCIPHAREAKQLCRKLVNLFSNMSQISPAGGPSPSSNELFTLITQLAHYLKILIRIALTGSIKLEREYNNQTAMTNCLARLNLLAMDSGDPNIKKRGDWPEPEVTGETTLRGPQDEDFIPLEGCAQCGAPIEEDCVRLGMFLRWHCACIACNVCGETALQSVKDDTTDEGSSHSHTDTGSNSGIVSRQNSARNMPAKVDYFWFAPEHFPGMVKPPEKIWCGIHKNPNGSWKGFQGVSRLEQYAFLLHIALRRLYVHFRLHHSLQSVRDHGMSGRAESEVKRMKSVTLDRKLSSTARLPQRSMVVESPAGRMADGNGQIISARNAESPTPTPTPKEPQTEIIITTEDASNNATTVNVLRPPFARNNTSVKIIKENSGESPQRGFRRVSAPKEDDAITLGDISLLADKDRRSDNRPLLSNLSPLQSIILRHFALLQLQKTSLGPLIDLDDMLDLLDARKGQWWNKIFKGNAKKDTKKKGLFGVPIEVLVERTGSDSSFGVPNSQVRVPEFIEDIISTMRQMGPSDMAVEGVFRKNGNIRKLQTLVEALDKDSTAVNLSEENVIQLAALLKRFLRELPDPLLTFRLHKLFCAAATLPNLEERSRCLHLLVSLLPKYNRDTMEVLFIFLKWVSSFSYREEETGSKMDLANLATVICPSILYAKGSNAVKDDSFTAIAAVQELLENQDEYYRVPSELLFVIQEGIYQIFAKDLDLPPKEIFRHCSKYTQARSAAQPQQQRLGIPHSNSSSQISQTSVSRSVESATRISQVSITAPDSTSGNYRPPLP from the exons ATGTCATCCCCCACATATCCCAAATCCACCGTCCCCCCTCCAGGCGCATGGCCATCTCGCCCAAGTTTAGATGCTTCAACGCCCCGGCGTTCAATAGACCAACGTCAAGGtcctttcctccatctctcccagcCCAACTCATCAGCACACCACGCGGATTCATCTGAGAGCTCACGGCGTAACAGCATGGCTTCCGGCTCCATACACAACTCACCGTCAAGTCTAGGCAGCTCGTCGAAGAATTTGGGAAGGTTTGACGAGCATGCGCCGTTGCAGACCGCAGGCGAAATGCCAACTAGAGGAGAACCGGGCTTTGTAGGTTCCGCTCGACTGCCCTGGATAACAACCTCTGCGATGGATAGTGAGAGTGGACCTCGCAGTGCACCAGTTGCGTCGGGGCGGTTACGGAGCAGTGGAGCAGGATCTGCACCACTTAGATCAAGCTCATCGCCGGATCCGTGGATGAATCAAACTTCGCAGAGAAGCTCACCGTCAAACTCGCCTATAGATCACCGTCCCAATTTTACGGCAGGGCACGGACAGGTTTATTTTCAAGGTAACCTTGTCCCACCTTATCTCCATGGCCAGGAAAGAAGGCCTAGTCCGGCGAGCAGCTTGGCTGGTGGCAGgccccttcctccaagaAAGGCGTCTGATCA GAACGACATGCGGGCAATGTGGACAAACGGTTCATGGTCAGTTTGTGCGGGCGATGGGCCAGGTCTACCATTTGAATTGCTTCAGATGCAAG TGTGGGGTAAAAAGGGACTCGTGCTGACCGTCAAATTTCATCTGCCttatccttcatctcctatCACATCACAGGACTGCAACAAGGTCGTCGCTCAAAAGTTCTTTCCAGTTGAAGACGGCGATGGCATGTATCCCCTGTGTGAAAGGGACTACTTTGCTAGGCTGGACTTGATCTGTGCAAAGTGTGACCAAGCTTTGAGGGCTAGTTACATCACCGCTTGTG GTGCCAAATACCACGTTGAACATTTCACATGTTCTGAATGCGACGTCTTATTCGGACCTAATGATTCTTATTATGAACATGATGGGAGAGTCT ACTGTCACTATCACTATTCTACTAGATTTGCAGTCAAGTGTGTAGGATGCGAGACGGCCATCCTAAAGCAGTTTGTGGAAATGAACAGGAACGGCAGAAATGAGTGCTGGCATCCAGAATGCTACATGATTTCCAAG TTTTGGAATGTGCGACTTGCATCCAAAACGTTCAATACACCTGCCAGCTCTGCT CTTATACAAATGCCGTTTGACTCTCCCAATCCCGATTCCCATATCGCTCCCGCTGAGCTGAAAGAGCGTCAGAAAGTCATGGAAATGAAGGTCCAGCAGATTTGGCATGTACTTTCAGGATATGAGGAGAGTTCGGCTGCTCTCATTGGGGACATGTTGAGGGCAGTTAATGAACGAAACTTGTTGGATATCATCCTACTCGCGGAGAGGTTCATCCTTCACGTGGAGACCCTCTTCGCAGTAATTGATGATATAGAGGCTCAATTCGCGATGGCGGGAGCAAAAT GTATTCCACATGCTCGGGAAGCTAAACAACTTTGCCGTAAACTTGTAAACCTGTTCTCCAACATGTCTCAAATCTCTCCCGCTGGTGGGCCATCTCCCAGTTCCAACGAACTTTTCACTCTCATCACTCAACTTGCACATTATCTCAAAATCCTCATAAGAATAGCCCTTACAGGTTCAATAAAACTCGAAAGAGAATACAATAATCAAACTGCAATGACAAATTGCCTTGCCAGGCTGAACTTATTAGCTATGGACAGCGGCGATCCTAATATCAAAAAGAGGGGTGATTGGCCGGAA CCCGAGGTTACGGGTGAGACGACACTGCGCGGGCCGCAAGATGAGGATTTCATTCCATTGGAAGGGTGCGCTCAATGCGGTGCCCctattgaagaagattgtgTTCGATTGGGCATGTTCCTGCGATGGCACTGCGCCTGCATTGCCTGCAATGTTTGTGGGGAGACCGCCCTTCAGTCTGTTAAAGATGATACGACCGACGAAGGCTCGTCACACTCTCATACTGACACTGGGTCAAATTCGGGTATCGTGTCTCGCCAAAACTCTGCTCGGAATATGCCTGCCAAGGTAGACTATTTCTGGTTTGCCCCAGAGCATTTTCCCGGGATGGTCAAGCCGCCAGAGAAGATTTGGTGCGGAATCCATAAAAACCCCAACGGGTCCTGGAAGGGATTCCAAGGCGTGTCTAGATTAGAGCAGTATGCTTTCTTGCTGCACATTGCGCTACGAAGGTTATATGTCCATTTCAGGTTACATCACAGCCTTCAGAGTG TACGAGACCATGGCATGTCAGGCCGTGCAGAAAGTGAGGTCAAGCGCATGAAATCCGTCACTTTGGATCGCAAACTCTCATCCACAGCCCGCCTCCCTCAACGGTCTATGGTTGTCGAATCGCCTGCAGGTCGTATGGCCGACGGAAATGGTCAGATAATCTCCGCACGAAATGCTGAAtcccccacccccaccCCTACACCCAAAGAGCCGCAAACCgaaatcatcatcactaCAGAAGATGCTTCTAATAATGCAACTACCGTGAATGTCCTTCGCCCACCCTTTGCCAGGAACAATACGAGCGTCAAAATTATCAAAGAGAATTCTGGAGAGTCTCCTCAACGTGGTTTCCGAAGAGTCAGCGCCCcgaaagaggatgacgcAATTACATTGGGTGATATTTCTTTGCTAGCAGATAAGGATCGACGGTCAGATAATCGACCACTCCTCTCCAACTTGTCTCCTTTGCAAAGCATCATTTTACGGCACTTTGCATTATTACAGTTACAAAAGACAAGTCTGGGGCCATTGATTGATTTGGACGATATGTTGGATCTGTTAGATGCACGAAAAGGTCAGTGGTGGAACAAGATATTCAAAGGAAATGCGAAGAAGGataccaagaagaagg GTCTGTTCGGCGTCCCCATCGAGGTTTTGGTCGAGCGAACCGGTTCGGATTCTTCTTTCGGCGTTCCCAATTCTCAGGTCCGAGTACCAGAATTTATCGAAGACATCATATCGACCATGAGGCAAATGG GACCTTCAGATATGGCCGTCGAGGGCGTTTTCCGGAAGAATGGCAACATACGAAAACTCCAAACTTTGGTTGAGGCGCTAGACAAGGATTCAACAGCAGTCAATCTATCAGAAGAAAATGTTATCCAACTGGCAGCGTTACTGAAGCGGTTCTTGAGAGAATTGCCTGACCCGTTGTTAACATTTAGACTACACAAGCTCTTCTGCGCTGCTGCTA CTCTACCCAATTTAGAGGAACGCAGTCGTTGCCTTCATCTGCTTGTCTCTCTCTTACCAAAGTATAATCGCGATACTATGGAGGTCCTCTTCATATTTCTCAAATGGgtttcttcattctcttaccgagaggaggagacaGGCTCAAAGATGGATCTGGCGAATCTCGCCACTGTCATTTGTCCATCCATTCTCTACGCCAAGGGCTCCAACGCTGTCAAAGACGATTCATTTACCGCCATTGCTGCAGTCCAAGAACTCCTGGAAAATCAAGACGAATATTATCGTGTACCCAGCGAGCTGCTCTTCGTTATACAAGAAGGCATCTACCAAATATTTGCCAAAGATCTTGATCTCCCTCCGAAAGAGATATTCAGACATTGTTCCAAATACACTCAGGCGAGAAGTGCGGCACAGCCGCAACAGCAACGATTAGGTATACCTCACTCCAATTCATCATCGCAGATATCTCAAACCAGCGTGTCTCGATCTGTAGAGTCAGCTACCCGGATCAGTCAAGTTTCCATTACTGCTCCAGATTCAACCAGTGGGAACTACCgccctccccttccttga
- a CDS encoding hypothetical protein (HMMPfam hit to EAP30, EAP30, score: 90.4, E(): 4.4e-24), producing MLLHNTSLYLLSVTLSSLHQTTHSIMRKGAGISGLARHTATASSYSTLSTNITASQLSNLASSLQSFRTALINFASAHRADIRKDPAFRHQFQKMCAAIGVDPLAVGPGAGGGGRGWWSEVLGIGEWEYELAVQVVDICVSTRPENGGIIEMGDLIRRVERLRSEDVGQITSQDILRTLKLLRPLNAGYTLHRPSPSTTYIRTIPRSLDTDQSTLLAIAATTRGRLRPAIVREQTGWTEVRVRTAMEDCVMREGLGWVDEQAGEYNEVWIIAATGFATG from the exons ATGCTCCTCCACAATACCAGCCTCTATCTGTTATCCGTAACACTATCATCTCTCCACCAAACGACACACTCCATAATGAGAAAAGGTGCAGGAATATCAGGTCTCGCAAGGCACACAGCCACAGCATCTTCATACTCCACCCTCTCTACAAATATCACCGCTTCCCAATTATCTAACCTCGCATCCTCTCTCCAATCCTTCCGCACAGCCCTTATCAACTTTGCCTCTGCACATCGCGCTGATATCCGCAAAGATCCTGCTTTTCGTCATCAATTCCAGAAGATGTGTGCCGCCATCGGTGTGGATCCATTGGCAGTCGGACCGGGggcaggaggaggtggaagaggctgGTGGAGCGAGGTTCTGGGAATAGGAGAATGGGAATACGAGCTCGCAGTTCAGGTTGTAGACATCTGTGTATCTACGAGACCTGAGAATGGTGGAATAATTGAGATGGGGGATCTGATTAGGCGGGTGGAAAGGTTACGTTCTG AGGATGTTGGTCAAATAACATCTCAAGACATTCTTCGCACACTCAAGCTGCTCCGTCCTTTAAATGCTGGGTACACATTGCATCGTCCGTCCCCATCGACTACATATATACGAACAATCCCTCGCTCCCTCGACACAGACCAATCGACATTGCTCGCAATTGCAGCCACGACCAGAGGGCGATTACGCCCTGCGATTGTTAGGGAGCAGACTGGATGGACCGAAGTTAGAGTGCGAACAGCAATGGAAGACTGTGTCATGCGTGAGGGGCTAGGCTGGGTTGATGAACAGGCCGGGGAGTACAATGAAGTGTGGATAATAGCGGCTACGGGGTTTGCTACAGGATAA
- a CDS encoding hypothetical protein (HMMPfam hit to UBA, UBA/TS-N domain, score: 106.0, E(): 8.7e-29; HMMPfam hit to UCH, Ubiquitin carboxyl-terminal hydrolase, score: 177.8, E(): 2.3e-50; HMMPfam hit to zf-UBP, Zn-finger in ubiquitin-hydrolases and other protein, score: 117.7, E(): 2.7e-32), which produces MSCTHLQPSLHSLKPPSPSQQVHREECTLCFDGQDDPRGVVVCLSCFNGACLSPDRQHAHLHYQRTGHPLGMVIKRSRKEIRKRDSSEPPMKKLAISAPKDEEIWDYHTAFVCLACSSAGQEITAQEPKLEEMKTGIMTALSSAQQSEIKAWEEEILPCEHTLTLQQESVVVPGNVPSQCSSCDLTCNLWLCLTCGLANCGRQQFGGIGGNGHALKHFHETGHMLGVKLGTITPEGTADIYCYACDDAKIDPELATHLSTFGIEVMSQTKTEKSMTELQLEHNLKFDFSMVGDDGKELEPVFGKGLTGLRNLGNSCYMASVLQTLFSLPAFRSRYTTPEAFNHFQTCPNLLPASCIECQMLKLGDGLLSGRYSHVARLPPPTTHFEEQEAPKFQQGIKPTQFKALIGRGHEEFSTMRQQDSEEFLQHLLTRLRDEAKRQGRDEAAEPTEILKFAMEQRLQCGKCKRVGLQVEGVDLASLPVEAVEAGVSEDGKKLYEGVELETCLEQLCAEEAVAEYQCDHCKEKTTAYKSTKFKTFPDLLVLHMKKFQLVNWLPTKLDIPVSVPDMLTLDHLVAQGLQPGEEELTVSSSSPSLPEFNATAMAQLEAMGFPTVRCQKALLATGNSDAEIAMGWLFEHMEDPDIDAPIELGGSKAASNEPSQEQIGMIADMGFSHNQARKALRESDGNPERAIEWLFSNPGDPGEDAAPAGSAEPSIGGSSSLPAKYRLKAFISHKGPSVHSGHYVATIRQPQAGIEGEREEEGEWVLYNDEKVVRAASGGGEEMRGLAYLYVYERV; this is translated from the exons ATGTCCTGCACGCACCTCCAGCCATCCCTCCATTCCCTCAAAccaccctccccctcccagCAAGTACACCG CGAAGAGTGCACCCTCTGCTTCGACGGACAG GATGACCCGCGAGGTGTCGTCGTATGTCTTTCTTGCTTCAATGGCGCCTGTCTTTCTCCAGATAGGCAGCATGCGCACCTCCATTACCAGAGAACAGGCCACCCTTTGGGTATGGTTATCAAGCGGTCCAGGAAAGAGATTCGTAAAAGA GACTCGAGTGAGCCGCCTATGAAGAAACTCGCCATTTCCGCTCCCAAAGACGAGGAAATATGGGATTACCACACCGCCTTTGTGTGCTTGGCCTGCTCGTCTGCAGGTCAAGAAATCACGGCGCAAGAACCCaagttggaggagatgaaaaCGGGGATCATGACCGCGCTTTCCTCTGCCCAGCAGTCTGAGATCaaggcatgggaagaagagattcTTCCTTGTGAACATACTTTGACTCTGCAGCAAGAGTCTGTTGTTGTCCCTGGAAATG TCCCATCGCAATGTTCGTCCTGCGACCTGACTTGCAACTTGTGGCTATGTCTCACCTGCGGTCTTGCCAATTGCGGACGACAACAATTCGGCGGTATCGGGGGTAACGGCCATGCATTGAAACATTTTCATGAGACGGGGCACATGTTGGGCGTCAAGCTGGGTACCATCACCCCGGAAGGAACTGCTG ACATTTACTGCTACGCCTGTGACGATGCCAAGATCGACCCCGAATTGGCCACTCACCTTTCAACATTCGGCATCGAAGTGATGAGTCAGACCAAGACTGAAAAGTCCATGACTGAACTCCAGCTCGAACACAACTTGAAATTCGATTTTTCCATGGTTGGCGATGACGGTAAAGAACTCGAACCTGTCTTTGGCAAAGGTCTCACCGGCTTGAGAAACTTGGGAAACAGCTGTTACATGGCCTCTGTCCTCCaaaccctcttctccctccccgCTTTCCGATCAAGGTATACCACACCCGAAGCGTTCAACCACTTTCAAACCTGTCCCAACCTTCTTCCCGCTTCCTGTATCGAATGTCAAATGCTCAAGCTCGGCGATGGTTTGCTGTCCGGCAGATACTCTCATGTGGCAAGGCTACCCCCGCCCACCACCCATttcgaagaacaagaagctCCCAAATTCCAACAAGGAATCAAGCCGACACAGTTTAAAGCACTTATCGGTAGAGGCCACGAAGAGTTTTCGACTATGCGCCAACAAGATTCGGAAGAGTTTTTACAGCATCTTTTGACCCGGTTAAGAGACGAAGCGAAGCGTCAAGGTAGGGACGAGGCCGCCGAGCCGACTGAGATTCTCAAGTTTGCAATGGAGCAGAGGTTGCAGTGTGGCAAATGCAAGCGTGTCGGTCTCCAGGTGGAAGGTGTAGACTTGGCGAGTTTGCCTGTTGAGGCAGTGGAGGCGGGGGTGAGTGAAGACGGCAAGAAGCTTTACGAGGGGGTGGAACTTGAAACGTGTTTAGAGCAATTATGTGCAGAGGAAGCAGTGGCCGAGTACCAATGTGACCATTgcaaggaaaagacgaCGGCGTACAA ATCGACCAAATTCAAGACATTCCCAGACTTGTTGGTGTTGCACATGAAAAAGTTTCAACTTGTGAATTGGCTGCCAACCAAGCTCGATATTCCTGTATCTGTCCCCGACATGCTTACTTTGGACCACCTCGTTGCCCAAGGACTTCAACcgggtgaagaagagctcaCAGTATCGTCAtcgtctccttctctcccagaGTTCAACGCCACGGCCATGGCACAGCTTGAGGCTATGGGGTTCCCCACAGTGAGATGCCAAAAGGCATTATTGGCAACTGGCAACAGTGACGCTGAGATTGCTATGGGATGGCTGTTTGAGCATATGGAAGATCCCG ACATTGACGCGCCGATTGAGCTCGGGGGTTCAAAAGCCGCCAGCAACGAACCTTCACAAGAACAGATTGGCATGATTGCCGATATGGGATTCTCACATAACCAAGCTCGCAAAGCGTTGCGCGAAAGC GACGGCAACCCCGAGCGGGCCATTGAGTGGTTGTTTAGTAACCCTGGCGATCCAGGAGAAGACGCTGCCCCAGCTGGTAGTGCCGAACCTTCCATCGGAggttcatcttctcttcctgccAAGTACCGACTGAAAGCATTCATTTCGCACAAGGGCCCGTCTGTGCATTCTGGCCACTATGTGGCTACTATCCGGCAGCCGCAAGCGGGGATcgagggagagagggaagaagagggagaatgGGTGTTGTACAATGATGAAAAGGTCGTGCGAGCTGCGTCTGGCGgtggggaggagatgagggggCTCGCGTATTTGTATGTATATGAACGGGTGTAG
- a CDS encoding hypothetical protein (HMMPfam hit to PX, PX domain, score: 104.8, E(): 2.1e-28): MARMAGRPQTFDEMYSVPESFLEIEIRNPMTHGIGRKMYTDYEIVCMTNIPAFKLRHSAVRRRYSDFEAFRDILERESTRVNIPPLPGKVRVFTNRFSDEVIEQRREGLQRFLEIVAGHPLLQTGSKVLCAFLQDPAWDKSQWI, encoded by the exons ATGGCACGCATGGCTGGAAGACCACAAACT TTTGATGAAATGTACTCTGTCCCCGAATCGTTTCTTGAGATTGAGATCCGGAATCCAATGACACATGGGATCGGGCGAAAGATGTACACCGACTATGAGATTGTCTGCATG ACCAATATTCCTGCATTCAAACTACGTCACTCGGCAGTGCGGCGTCGATACTCTGACTTTGAGGCGTTTCGCGATATCcttgaaagggaaagcaCCAGGGTTAACATCCCACCGCTTCCCGGCAAGGTAAGA GTATTCACGAACCGTTTCTCGGATGAAGTGATTGAGCAACGGCGTGAAGGCTTGCAGAGGTTTTTGGAGATTGTGGCTGGACATCCATTGTTACAGACGGGCAGCAAAGTGCTCTGCGCCTTTCTCCAAG ACCCCGCCTGGGACAAGTCTCAGTGGATTTAA
- a CDS encoding hypothetical protein (HMMPfam hit to DUF866, Eukaryotic protein of unknown function (DUF866), score: 145.8, E(): 9.6e-41): MVKLRVLISMELDGVTNVQPADDYYEYFFTVMCGSCREVHSKTVSLNQKDEHEISGSKGTASFVWRCSNCKKEHSANFLPSAPPPSKSKSTAPIPYTSSSSGQFSPFIALDCRGLEFTEFHFAGKWKAEGEESGAVFDIDWDQLRKEQGGEERWDDYDEQGGVPLAVSELKSKIERV; encoded by the exons ATGGTC AAACTCCGTgtcctcatctccatgGAACTCGACGGCGTCACAAACGTCCAGCCGGCCGATGATTATTATGAATACTTTTTCACC GTCATGTGCGGATCATGTCGAGAAGTCCACTCCAAGACTGTCAGCTTGAACCAAAAG GACGAGCACGAGATTTCAGGATCAAAAGGGACAGCCAGTTTCGTCTGGCGGTGTAGCAACTGCAAG AAAGAGCATTCTGCCAATTTCCTCCCCTCGGCTCCACCCCCTTCAAAATCCAAATCCACCGCCCCCATCCCCTacacctcctcttcctctggaCAATTCTCCCCCTTCATCGCGCTCGACTGTCGCGGTCTCGAATTCACCGAATTCCACTTTGCCGGTAAATGGAAGGccgagggggaggagagcGGGGCGGTGTTTGACATTGATTGGGATCAGCTTCGAAAGGAGCAAGGAGGTGAGGAAAGGTGGGATGACTATGATGAGCAGGGCGGGGTCCCGCTGGCGGTGAGTGAGCTGAAGAGCAAGATTGAGAGAGTGTAG
- a CDS encoding hypothetical protein (HMMPfam hit to DMRL_synthase, 6,7-dimethyl-8-ribityllumazine synthase, score: 175.0, E(): 1.5e-49), whose product MLNTVKGLPAAPTAYDGSGLRIAIVHARWNDTIIHALLAGARATLRQQGVRDENIVVKTVAGSYELPLACKKLIEAGKTQSANAAPSMLASSTNLLSLIDGASQPQAAGQPQTAPPAASTAPFDAVIAIGCLIKGSTMHFEYICEAVSQGLMNVQLQTGTPVVFGVLTVLNDEQALLRAGIGSGEDKGHNHGEDWGLAAVELAAQYKEWEKGFL is encoded by the exons ATGCTCAACACCGTCAAGGGCCTCCCCGCCGCTCCCACCGCCTACGACGGCTCCGGCCTCCGCATCGCCATCGTGCACGCCCGCTGGAACGacaccatcatccacgcccTCCTCGCCGGCGCTCGCGCGACCCTCAGGCAGCAGGGCGTCCGGGACGAGAACATTGTCGTCAAGACCGTCGCCGGCAGCTACGAGCTCCCGCTGGCGTGCAAAAA GCTCATCGAGGCCGGCAAGACCCAGTCCGCCAACGCCGCCCCCTCCATGCTCGCCTCCAGCACCAACCTGCTCTCCCTCATTGACGGCGCCTCCCAGCCCCAGGCCGCTGGCCAGCCCCAGACGGCGCCCCCGGCCGCATCCACCGCCCCCTTTGACGCCGTCATCGCCATCGGCTGCCTCATCAAGGGCTCCACCATGCACTTTGAGTACATCTGCGAGGCCGTGTCGCAGGGGTTGATGAACGTCCAGCTCCAGACCGGCACGCCCGTCGTCTTTGGTGTCTTGACAGTCTTGAACGACGAGCAGGCCCTGCTCAGGGCCGGCATCGGGAGCGGAGAAGACAAGGGACACA ACCATGGCGAGGACTGGGGTCTTGCCGCTGTCGAGCTTGCCGCTCAGTACAAGGAGTGGGAAAAGGGATTTCTCTAG